One window of the Tetragenococcus koreensis genome contains the following:
- the atpA gene encoding F0F1 ATP synthase subunit alpha has translation MAIKAEEISALLKEQIDNYQEKLSVEEVGTVTYIGDGIARAHGLENAMSGELLEFSNGSYGMAQNLESNDVGIIILGDFDDIREGDRVKRTGRIMEVPVGKEMIGRVVNPLGQAIDGLGDIKTDKTRPVEGAAPGVMDRQSVSQPMQTGLKAVDALVPIGRGQRELVIGDRKTGKTTIAIDTILNQKGQDVICIYIAIGQKDSTVRAQTETLRQYGALDYTIVMAAGASEPAPLLYIAPYAGTAMGEEFMYEGKDVLVVSDDLSKQAAAYRELSLLLRRPPGREAYPGDVFYLHSRLLERAAKLSDDLGGGSLTALPFVETQAGDISAYIPTNVISITDGQIFLESDLFYSGVRPSIDAGLSVSRVGGSAQTKAMKKVSGTLRVDLASFRELEAFTQFGSDLDQATQAKLNRGRRTVEILKQGLHEPLPMAKQVLILYALTHGFLDSIPVNQLLNFEHELFDYVDANHPEVLNEINQTEDLPAEEKIDEPIKEFRQTFMDEIQNGSLRDSVQSL, from the coding sequence ATGGCCATTAAAGCAGAAGAAATCAGTGCCCTACTCAAAGAACAAATTGACAATTACCAAGAGAAGTTATCGGTAGAAGAAGTTGGTACGGTGACTTATATTGGTGACGGGATTGCACGTGCACATGGTTTAGAAAATGCGATGAGTGGAGAACTACTTGAATTTTCCAATGGTTCTTACGGAATGGCGCAAAATTTAGAGTCCAATGATGTTGGGATTATTATTTTAGGGGATTTTGATGATATTCGTGAAGGCGATCGAGTCAAACGAACAGGACGCATCATGGAAGTTCCTGTAGGAAAAGAAATGATTGGCCGTGTAGTAAACCCACTAGGTCAAGCAATTGATGGTTTAGGGGATATCAAAACGGATAAAACACGTCCAGTTGAAGGAGCGGCCCCGGGAGTAATGGATCGCCAATCTGTTTCACAACCGATGCAAACGGGATTGAAAGCAGTGGATGCTTTAGTTCCTATTGGTCGTGGTCAACGGGAGTTAGTCATTGGTGATAGAAAAACGGGAAAAACGACGATTGCGATAGATACCATCCTTAACCAAAAAGGGCAAGATGTTATCTGTATTTATATAGCAATTGGACAAAAAGATTCCACTGTCCGAGCTCAAACGGAAACGTTAAGACAATATGGCGCGCTAGATTATACGATTGTTATGGCAGCAGGCGCTTCTGAACCAGCGCCATTATTATATATTGCACCTTATGCTGGAACAGCAATGGGAGAAGAGTTCATGTATGAAGGAAAAGATGTGCTCGTTGTATCTGATGATCTATCAAAACAAGCGGCTGCTTATCGTGAACTTTCCTTACTATTACGCCGTCCACCTGGTCGTGAAGCTTATCCAGGGGATGTATTTTATTTGCATTCACGTTTATTAGAACGCGCAGCAAAATTAAGTGATGATTTGGGAGGCGGCTCTTTGACCGCGTTACCATTTGTTGAGACCCAAGCAGGAGATATTTCTGCTTACATTCCAACTAACGTCATTTCGATTACAGATGGGCAGATCTTTTTAGAAAGTGATTTATTCTATTCAGGTGTACGACCATCGATTGATGCTGGACTGTCGGTTTCACGTGTTGGTGGGTCCGCACAAACAAAAGCAATGAAAAAGGTTTCGGGGACCTTGCGTGTTGATTTAGCAAGTTTCCGTGAACTTGAAGCATTTACCCAATTTGGATCTGACTTAGACCAAGCCACACAAGCCAAACTTAACCGTGGACGTCGGACTGTGGAAATTTTAAAACAAGGGTTGCATGAGCCCTTACCGATGGCTAAACAAGTGTTAATTTTGTATGCATTAACCCATGGTTTTCTTGATAGTATCCCGGTAAATCAACTTTTAAATTTTGAACATGAGTTATTTGATTACGTGGACGCTAATCATCCAGAGGTTCTTAATGAAATTAATCAGACGGAAGATCTTCCTGCCGAAGAAAAGATAGACGAACCTATTAAAGAGTTTAGACAAACGTTTATGGATGAAATACAAAACGGTTCACTAAGAGATAGTGTACAATCATTGTAA
- a CDS encoding F0F1 ATP synthase subunit delta has protein sequence MKLDKNTVAKRYGKALYELAAEKGQIEDVYKELLALRDIFEAVPDLGNILSDRRLNLQEKRSIMNNLVENFDGIVHDTLEIIFQYGRMYDLLLIIDEYEKRYDEHKEILLGTVTSAIPLKKEQKAKLTANIAQKFGYKTANLQENVDPSIVGGIIVETKDRVIDGSIKTQIENLRKELSK, from the coding sequence ATGAAACTAGATAAAAATACAGTAGCTAAACGTTACGGTAAGGCGTTATATGAACTGGCGGCGGAAAAAGGCCAAATCGAAGACGTTTATAAAGAGCTACTAGCCTTGCGTGATATCTTTGAAGCTGTTCCTGATTTGGGCAACATATTAAGTGATAGGCGCTTAAATCTGCAGGAAAAAAGAAGTATTATGAATAATCTAGTCGAAAATTTCGATGGCATCGTTCATGATACATTGGAAATCATTTTTCAATATGGCCGTATGTATGATTTATTGTTGATTATCGATGAGTATGAAAAAAGATATGATGAACACAAGGAAATCCTTTTAGGAACGGTTACTTCAGCCATCCCTTTAAAAAAAGAACAAAAGGCCAAATTAACAGCCAATATTGCACAAAAATTTGGTTATAAAACAGCAAATTTGCAAGAAAACGTGGATCCTTCCATTGTTGGGGGAATCATTGTTGAAACAAAGGATCGAGTCATTGACGGTAGTATTAAGACTCAGATTGAAAATTTGCGTAAAGAATTGAGCAAATAG
- the atpF gene encoding F0F1 ATP synthase subunit B, which produces MLNQLVLSVADVQNTTISSIVVVSGSFVLLLALLKKFAWNAIADMMNKREKKIANDLDSAEQSREQAKELEENRQKQLSASKSEASDIIKNAKSNGESSRQQIVSDAQDEVSQMKEKAQGDISVERQTALASVKGDVADLSLQIAEKILNKELSEEAHETLINQYIESIGSEDETR; this is translated from the coding sequence ATGCTAAATCAATTGGTTTTATCAGTTGCAGATGTACAAAACACTACGATTTCAAGTATTGTTGTTGTGAGCGGATCGTTTGTTTTATTACTGGCGCTTTTGAAAAAATTTGCCTGGAACGCGATTGCTGATATGATGAATAAACGTGAAAAAAAGATCGCCAATGATTTAGATTCAGCCGAACAATCACGTGAGCAAGCCAAAGAATTAGAAGAAAACCGACAAAAACAATTGTCAGCTTCTAAGTCTGAAGCATCAGACATCATCAAAAACGCTAAGAGTAACGGAGAGTCAAGCCGCCAACAAATAGTCAGCGATGCGCAAGATGAAGTATCTCAAATGAAAGAAAAAGCTCAAGGTGATATTTCGGTCGAACGGCAAACAGCCTTAGCGTCAGTTAAAGGTGACGTTGCCGATCTTTCATTACAAATCGCAGAAAAGATCTTAAATAAAGAGCTTTCTGAAGAAGCGCATGAAACGTTGATTAATCAATATATCGAAAGTATAGGTTCAGAAGATGAAACTAGATAA
- the atpE gene encoding ATP synthase F0 subunit C, translating into MSFIGAGLAIIGAAIGAGYGNSKVVSQALESMARQPEMAGQLRSTMILGVAFIEAVPILGIVIALLMIL; encoded by the coding sequence ATGTCATTTATTGGAGCAGGATTAGCAATTATCGGTGCAGCTATTGGTGCTGGTTACGGGAACTCAAAAGTTGTATCACAAGCATTAGAATCGATGGCTCGCCAACCCGAAATGGCTGGTCAATTACGTTCTACCATGATCCTAGGGGTCGCTTTTATCGAAGCTGTACCCATCTTAGGGATCGTTATTGCCTTACTTATGATCTTGTAA
- the atpB gene encoding F0F1 ATP synthase subunit A, with product MDERSLLFHIGPVWFDGTIVIMTLLTCAIIFAVVVICTRNLQMKPKGKQNFIEWVIDFVRGVASSQLPKKEVGNYDFYAFVLFLFIFVSNEIGLITKIVIHDDLTLWKSPTADPVVTLGLAFMVILLTHFFGVKKMGTKEYLVNSYLRPVGIVLPIKLLEEFTNVITLGLRLYGNIFAGEILLGLIVSIVNNLGWLALPLAIPLEMIWIGFSLFIGAIQAYVFVTLAMVFLDNKIEKE from the coding sequence TTGGATGAACGTTCGCTCTTGTTTCATATTGGACCTGTTTGGTTTGATGGGACCATCGTTATAATGACACTTCTGACATGTGCGATTATTTTTGCCGTTGTTGTTATTTGTACGAGAAACTTACAAATGAAGCCAAAGGGTAAGCAAAATTTCATTGAGTGGGTAATCGACTTTGTGCGTGGAGTCGCTTCTTCGCAATTGCCCAAAAAAGAAGTAGGAAATTACGATTTCTATGCGTTTGTTCTATTTTTATTTATATTCGTGTCAAATGAAATTGGACTTATAACAAAAATCGTCATCCATGATGATTTAACCTTATGGAAAAGTCCCACAGCAGACCCGGTTGTTACACTAGGCCTTGCTTTTATGGTGATTTTGTTGACTCATTTCTTTGGTGTAAAAAAGATGGGAACAAAAGAATATCTAGTCAATAGTTATCTTCGCCCCGTAGGAATCGTCTTACCGATAAAATTATTGGAAGAATTTACGAACGTGATTACATTAGGTCTACGTTTGTACGGCAACATTTTTGCAGGTGAAATTTTGTTAGGATTGATTGTTTCAATAGTAAATAACCTGGGCTGGTTAGCATTGCCTTTGGCGATACCACTTGAAATGATTTGGATTGGCTTCTCACTATTTATTGGTGCCATCCAAGCCTATGTTTTTGTCACTTTAGCAATGGTTTTCTTAGATAATAAAATTGAAAAAGAATAA
- the smpB gene encoding SsrA-binding protein SmpB, producing MPKGNGNLVAQNRKARHDYTILETVEAGLALKGTEIKSIRNGRINLKDGFVRFRDGEAYLFNVHISPYDQGNLFNHDPLRSRKLLMHKKQIAKLHEETKNKGITVIPLKVYIKDGYAKVLVGLAKGKREYDKRETLKRKDQERQIQRALKDY from the coding sequence ATGCCAAAAGGAAATGGAAACCTAGTTGCGCAAAATAGAAAAGCAAGACATGATTATACGATTCTTGAAACTGTAGAAGCTGGGCTTGCCCTAAAAGGAACAGAAATTAAATCGATTAGAAATGGCAGAATTAATTTAAAGGATGGATTTGTCCGTTTTCGTGATGGAGAAGCCTATCTATTTAATGTGCATATTAGCCCTTATGATCAAGGGAACTTGTTTAATCACGATCCTCTAAGAAGTCGCAAATTGCTTATGCATAAAAAACAAATTGCCAAATTACATGAAGAGACAAAAAATAAAGGAATTACTGTCATTCCCTTAAAAGTCTATATCAAAGACGGTTATGCTAAAGTATTGGTTGGTTTAGCCAAAGGTAAGAGAGAATATGACAAACGTGAAACCTTGAAACGTAAAGACCAAGAACGACAAATCCAACGTGCATTGAAAGATTACTAA
- the rnr gene encoding ribonuclease R yields the protein MKETIKTKVLHFMENSSKKSFSMEEIAENLGLAKSDDFKALVQTIATMEREELVVFNKKGKVKLPTKQVLLEGTFRANERGFGFVTIDPEEDDVYIGKEHTGYAMDGDLVAVDIIKPADPADGLGAEGQIVEIRQRNTTQVVGEFQLFSEEEIADTDLYGVIIPKEKKLAGFKVLISAVGLRPVDGNIVIAEITHYPEKGYADSLEGMVKNVIGHKDEPGMDILSVLAAHHVPTEFSEEVLEQANQVPDSIHPDDYPDRKNRQDQMIVTIDGEEAKDLDDAVSVKKLDNGHFFLAVHIADVSYYVTENSPLDKEALERGTSVYLTDRVVPMLPQRLSNGICSLNPKVPRLAMSCEMEVDAQGNVVSSDIFPSVIQTNERMTYTAINEILEDENPKTMAQYQDLVPMFQAMKELHECLEAMRTKRGALTFEDNEAQVVVDESGHPLDIVLRQRGIGERIIESFMLCANETIAKHYQQLNLPFIYRIHEEPKEEKIQQFFDFAATLGILVKSKKGTISPKDLQEVVERAAEKPESMVINTMLLRSMQQARYSEENVGHYGLAAEYYTHFTSPIRRYPDLLVHRLIRSYSKDTSKANQSKWAKEIPDIAQHSSDMERRAVDCERDVDSMKKAEYMQDHIDEEFDGVISSVVKFGFFVELPNTIEGLIHVSELQNDYFQFVESQLALVGERTNQTFKIGQQVKVRVTKADPETREVDFELVDAQEVAPPQQKKQQNRKQRRKNQEDIPAKKKDKNGKKGKNKKKQPFYKGAPKGTKKKR from the coding sequence ATGAAAGAGACAATAAAAACGAAAGTCTTACACTTTATGGAAAATAGTTCCAAAAAAAGTTTCTCGATGGAAGAAATCGCAGAAAATTTGGGACTTGCAAAAAGTGACGATTTTAAAGCATTAGTACAAACTATAGCAACAATGGAAAGAGAAGAACTGGTCGTTTTCAATAAAAAAGGGAAAGTAAAACTTCCGACTAAGCAAGTGCTACTTGAAGGAACTTTTCGTGCAAATGAGCGAGGATTTGGTTTTGTGACGATTGATCCGGAAGAAGACGACGTATATATCGGAAAAGAACATACAGGTTACGCAATGGACGGTGATTTGGTAGCAGTTGATATCATAAAACCGGCAGATCCTGCTGATGGATTGGGAGCTGAAGGTCAGATTGTAGAAATACGGCAAAGAAATACCACGCAAGTTGTTGGCGAATTTCAGCTATTTTCCGAAGAAGAAATTGCGGATACAGATTTGTATGGCGTGATTATTCCTAAAGAAAAAAAATTAGCTGGATTTAAAGTACTGATCTCGGCCGTAGGGCTCCGTCCAGTAGATGGAAACATCGTGATTGCAGAAATTACTCATTATCCTGAAAAAGGCTACGCTGATAGCTTAGAAGGGATGGTAAAAAATGTTATTGGGCATAAAGATGAACCTGGAATGGATATTTTATCAGTTTTAGCAGCCCATCATGTTCCAACTGAATTTTCTGAAGAAGTACTTGAACAAGCCAATCAAGTCCCTGATTCGATTCATCCTGACGATTATCCCGATCGAAAAAATCGGCAAGATCAGATGATTGTAACGATTGATGGTGAAGAAGCTAAGGATTTAGATGATGCAGTCTCAGTAAAAAAACTAGACAACGGCCATTTCTTTTTGGCTGTGCATATTGCTGACGTTTCTTATTATGTAACAGAAAATAGTCCATTAGATAAAGAAGCTTTGGAACGTGGAACGAGTGTTTACCTAACTGACCGCGTTGTTCCTATGTTACCGCAACGCTTGTCTAATGGGATCTGTTCGTTAAATCCTAAAGTACCTCGTCTAGCGATGAGTTGTGAAATGGAAGTTGATGCTCAGGGAAATGTAGTTTCTTCTGATATTTTTCCAAGTGTCATCCAAACGAATGAACGAATGACCTATACTGCGATAAATGAAATTTTAGAAGATGAAAATCCGAAAACAATGGCCCAATACCAAGATTTAGTGCCAATGTTTCAAGCAATGAAAGAACTGCATGAGTGTTTAGAAGCTATGCGTACTAAACGCGGGGCTCTAACTTTTGAAGACAATGAAGCCCAAGTAGTTGTAGATGAAAGTGGTCATCCACTAGATATTGTTTTAAGACAAAGAGGAATTGGTGAACGGATTATTGAATCATTTATGCTTTGTGCTAATGAAACAATCGCAAAGCACTATCAGCAACTAAATTTACCATTTATTTATCGGATCCACGAAGAACCTAAAGAAGAAAAAATACAACAATTCTTTGATTTTGCGGCAACATTAGGTATTCTTGTTAAGAGTAAAAAAGGCACAATTAGCCCTAAAGACCTACAAGAAGTAGTAGAAAGGGCAGCAGAAAAACCAGAAAGTATGGTTATTAACACAATGCTGCTAAGAAGCATGCAACAGGCGCGTTATTCAGAGGAAAATGTAGGACATTACGGATTAGCAGCAGAATATTATACTCATTTTACTTCTCCGATCCGTCGTTATCCTGATTTATTGGTCCATCGTTTAATTCGTTCCTATAGTAAAGATACATCAAAAGCCAACCAATCGAAGTGGGCTAAAGAGATTCCTGATATTGCACAACATAGTTCTGACATGGAACGACGTGCGGTTGACTGTGAACGCGATGTTGATTCAATGAAAAAAGCAGAATATATGCAAGATCATATTGATGAAGAATTTGACGGTGTGATCAGTTCTGTAGTTAAATTTGGTTTTTTTGTTGAATTGCCAAATACGATTGAAGGTCTAATTCACGTGAGTGAGTTACAAAATGATTATTTTCAATTTGTTGAAAGCCAACTTGCACTCGTTGGCGAACGAACGAATCAAACATTTAAGATCGGCCAACAGGTAAAAGTACGTGTGACCAAAGCAGATCCTGAAACACGCGAAGTAGATTTTGAATTAGTAGATGCACAAGAAGTTGCACCGCCTCAACAAAAAAAGCAACAAAACCGTAAGCAACGGAGAAAGAATCAGGAAGACATACCGGCGAAAAAAAAGGATAAAAATGGAAAAAAGGGGAAAAATAAAAAGAAGCAGCCTTTTTATAAAGGCGCCCCAAAAGGTACAAAGAAAAAAAGATAG
- a CDS encoding alpha/beta hydrolase, translating to MQINLPKPLLEEHGKKAVILLHAYSGSPNDVHMLSRFLEKANYTVYAPMFSGHGTMEPQDILDQKVDLWFQNTQAAIERLKEKGYKQLAVLGLSMGGIMAMGALIQKDPAVIGGGCFCSPIFKTHTHVPENFYRYAKKVLSYTNLSEENLKGKLASIAKNSKVQLKEIENFSESVSEKVSTIRIPVFLAQAGQDQMIDASTVFKTMQALEQTKTTLQWYPESDHVVTVGPERKQFEKDVLAYLESLPWNEE from the coding sequence TTGCAAATAAATTTACCTAAACCATTACTAGAAGAACACGGGAAAAAAGCGGTTATTTTATTACATGCATATTCGGGCAGCCCCAACGATGTTCATATGCTTTCTCGCTTTTTGGAAAAAGCCAATTATACTGTTTACGCTCCTATGTTTAGTGGACATGGAACAATGGAGCCCCAGGATATTTTAGATCAAAAAGTTGATCTTTGGTTTCAAAATACTCAAGCTGCAATTGAACGTTTAAAAGAGAAAGGTTATAAACAACTGGCTGTACTTGGGTTATCAATGGGTGGCATAATGGCGATGGGGGCATTGATCCAAAAAGATCCTGCGGTTATCGGAGGTGGGTGCTTTTGCTCACCGATATTTAAAACCCACACCCATGTCCCAGAAAACTTTTATCGTTATGCAAAAAAAGTTTTAAGTTATACAAACTTGTCCGAAGAAAATTTAAAAGGAAAATTGGCAAGTATTGCCAAAAATTCAAAAGTACAATTAAAGGAAATAGAAAACTTTTCAGAAAGTGTTAGTGAAAAGGTAAGCACAATTAGGATTCCTGTCTTTTTGGCCCAAGCTGGTCAAGATCAAATGATTGATGCTTCAACTGTTTTTAAAACGATGCAAGCGTTAGAACAAACAAAAACAACGCTGCAATGGTATCCAGAAAGTGATCACGTAGTGACTGTTGGACCGGAAAGAAAGCAGTTTGAAAAGGATGTATTAGCTTATCTGGAAAGTTTGCCTTGGAATGAGGAATGA
- the secG gene encoding preprotein translocase subunit SecG, whose translation MYNLILSAVIVLSVILVITIMLQPSKQNSAASAFTGGADNLFGKQKARGFEAVMKRSTAILGTIWMILLFVLVLLSSQ comes from the coding sequence TTGTATAATTTAATATTAAGCGCAGTAATTGTGCTTTCGGTCATTTTGGTCATTACAATCATGCTCCAACCGAGTAAACAAAATAGTGCAGCTAGTGCTTTTACTGGCGGTGCAGATAATCTTTTTGGTAAACAAAAGGCAAGAGGATTTGAAGCAGTTATGAAACGTTCAACAGCAATACTAGGTACAATCTGGATGATTTTGTTATTTGTTTTAGTGTTGTTATCTTCTCAATAG
- the eno gene encoding phosphopyruvate hydratase, producing the protein MSIITDVYAREVLDSRGNPTIEVEVFTESGAFGRGLVPSGASTGEHEAVELRDGDKNRYQGKGVTKAVDNVNNVIADAVIGFDVRDQTAIDKAMIAIDGTPNKGKLGANAILGVSLAVARAAADYLEIPLYHYLGGFNSKVLPTPMMNIVNGGSHSDAPIAFQEFMILPVGAKTFREALRWGAETFHALKSLLSERGLETAVGDEGGFAPRFEGTEDAVETIIAAIEKAGLTPGKDVYLGFDVAASEFYEDGVYDYTKFEGPNGAKRTAAEQADYIEELVNKYPLLTIEDGMDENDWDGWKLLTDRLGDKVQLVGDDLFVTNTEILQKGIDLDISNSILIKVNQIGTLTETFDAIEMAKEAGYTAVVSHRSGETEDTTISDIAVATNAGQIKTGSLSRTDRIAKYNQLLRIEDQLGEVAQYKGLQSFYNLKNK; encoded by the coding sequence ATGTCAATTATTACTGATGTTTATGCGCGCGAAGTCTTAGACTCTCGTGGAAATCCAACTATTGAGGTTGAAGTATTTACAGAATCGGGTGCTTTCGGACGTGGATTGGTACCTTCTGGAGCTTCAACTGGTGAACACGAAGCTGTAGAACTACGTGATGGCGATAAAAATCGTTACCAAGGAAAAGGCGTAACTAAAGCTGTTGATAATGTAAATAACGTTATCGCTGATGCAGTGATTGGTTTCGACGTTCGTGATCAAACAGCTATCGATAAAGCAATGATTGCTATCGATGGAACACCTAACAAAGGTAAATTAGGTGCTAACGCTATTCTAGGCGTATCATTGGCTGTTGCTCGTGCTGCTGCTGATTACTTGGAAATTCCTTTGTACCACTATTTAGGTGGATTCAACAGCAAAGTATTACCTACTCCTATGATGAATATTGTTAACGGTGGTTCGCACTCTGATGCACCTATCGCTTTCCAAGAGTTCATGATTTTGCCTGTTGGTGCTAAAACTTTCCGCGAAGCATTACGCTGGGGCGCAGAAACTTTCCATGCTTTGAAAAGCTTGTTAAGCGAACGTGGCTTAGAAACTGCTGTCGGTGATGAAGGTGGCTTTGCTCCTCGTTTTGAAGGAACAGAAGATGCTGTTGAAACAATCATTGCTGCAATTGAAAAAGCTGGTTTGACACCTGGTAAAGATGTTTATCTAGGTTTTGACGTTGCTGCTTCTGAATTTTATGAAGACGGCGTTTATGACTATACAAAATTTGAAGGCCCTAATGGTGCAAAACGTACTGCTGCAGAACAAGCAGATTATATCGAAGAATTAGTAAACAAATATCCACTTCTTACAATTGAAGATGGTATGGATGAAAACGACTGGGATGGTTGGAAATTACTTACAGACCGCCTAGGCGACAAAGTTCAATTAGTTGGTGACGATTTGTTTGTAACTAATACTGAAATTCTACAAAAAGGTATCGATTTAGATATCTCAAATTCAATTCTGATTAAAGTAAACCAAATCGGAACGCTTACAGAAACATTTGATGCAATTGAAATGGCCAAAGAAGCTGGCTATACAGCTGTTGTTTCTCACCGTTCTGGTGAAACAGAAGATACTACTATTTCTGATATTGCTGTGGCTACTAATGCTGGTCAAATCAAGACTGGTTCATTATCGCGTACAGATCGTATTGCAAAATACAATCAATTACTACGTATTGAAGACCAACTAGGTGAAGTTGCTCAATACAAAGGTCTACAATCTTTCTACAACTTGAAAAACAAATAG
- the tpiA gene encoding triose-phosphate isomerase, with the protein MRKPIIAGNWKMNLTAKEAKDFAEAVKNKIPSNDEVDAVVGAPALFLETLVNEAKGTELQISAQNCYFENSGAFTGETSPYALADLGVDYVIIGHSERREYFHETDEEINKKAKAIFDNGMLPILCCGETLETYEAGKTSEWIEGQINKDLAGLSKEQVASMVIAYEPIWAIGTGKSADAKIADEICGVVRKKVADLYGTDTAEKVRIQYGGSVKPENVAEYMAKENVDGALVGGASLKADSFLSLVEGAK; encoded by the coding sequence ATGCGCAAACCGATTATTGCGGGAAACTGGAAAATGAATTTAACAGCAAAAGAAGCAAAAGATTTTGCTGAAGCTGTAAAAAACAAAATCCCTTCAAACGATGAAGTGGATGCTGTTGTTGGCGCGCCAGCACTATTTTTGGAAACATTGGTTAACGAAGCCAAAGGAACTGAATTACAAATTTCTGCACAAAATTGTTATTTTGAAAATTCAGGAGCATTTACTGGGGAAACTTCTCCGTATGCTTTAGCAGATTTAGGGGTCGACTATGTGATTATCGGCCACTCTGAACGACGAGAATATTTCCATGAAACAGACGAAGAAATCAACAAGAAAGCTAAAGCGATCTTTGATAATGGCATGCTTCCTATTCTTTGCTGCGGAGAAACTTTAGAAACTTATGAAGCAGGTAAAACTAGCGAATGGATCGAAGGCCAAATTAATAAAGATTTAGCTGGACTATCCAAGGAACAAGTAGCTAGTATGGTTATCGCTTATGAACCAATTTGGGCTATCGGTACTGGTAAATCTGCTGACGCTAAAATCGCAGATGAAATTTGTGGTGTTGTTCGTAAAAAGGTTGCAGATCTATATGGAACCGATACGGCTGAAAAAGTACGTATTCAATACGGCGGCTCAGTCAAACCAGAAAATGTTGCTGAATATATGGCAAAAGAAAATGTCGATGGCGCATTGGTCGGCGGTGCTAGCTTGAAAGCTGATTCATTCTTAAGCTTGGTTGAAGGAGCAAAATAA
- a CDS encoding phosphoglycerate kinase, giving the protein MAKKTVEDIDLKGKKVLVRVDFNVPVKDGDITDDTRIKAALPTIKYVAQHGGKAILFSHLGRVKTEEDKEGKSLAPVAKRLGELVDRDVTFVPETRGKELEKAIDDMQDGEIVVFENTRFEDIDGKKESKNDPELGKYWASLGDVFVNDAFGTAHRSHASNVGIASTGIPTVAGFLMEKEIKFIGEAVDNPKRPMIAILGGAKVSDKIGVIENLIAKADKILIGGGMTYTFYKAKGEEIGNSMVEEDKVELAKSLIEKAGDKLVLPVDSVTAKEFSNDVPTEVHEGSIPEDQMGLDIGPKTVELFSGILKDAKTVVWNGPMGVFEMSNFAKGTIGVCEAIASLKDATTIIGGGDSAAAAESLGFADKFTHISTGGGASLELLEGKTLPGLAAINDK; this is encoded by the coding sequence ATGGCTAAAAAAACAGTTGAAGATATTGATTTAAAGGGGAAAAAAGTGTTGGTAAGGGTGGATTTTAATGTGCCGGTAAAAGACGGTGACATTACAGATGATACTCGGATCAAAGCGGCGCTTCCGACAATTAAGTATGTAGCACAACATGGCGGCAAAGCTATTTTGTTTTCCCATTTAGGCCGTGTAAAAACCGAAGAAGATAAAGAAGGAAAATCCTTAGCTCCAGTTGCTAAACGCTTAGGTGAACTTGTGGACAGAGATGTAACATTTGTTCCTGAAACGCGCGGTAAAGAATTAGAGAAAGCGATCGATGACATGCAAGATGGCGAAATCGTGGTTTTTGAAAATACTCGTTTTGAAGACATCGACGGCAAAAAAGAAAGCAAAAATGATCCTGAACTTGGCAAATACTGGGCTTCTTTAGGCGATGTATTTGTTAATGATGCATTTGGGACAGCTCATCGTTCACATGCATCAAATGTGGGGATTGCTTCTACAGGAATTCCAACTGTTGCCGGCTTCTTGATGGAAAAAGAAATTAAGTTTATCGGTGAAGCAGTTGATAATCCTAAACGTCCAATGATTGCTATTTTAGGTGGTGCAAAAGTTTCAGATAAGATTGGTGTTATCGAAAACTTAATTGCAAAAGCTGATAAAATTCTAATCGGTGGCGGAATGACGTACACATTCTATAAAGCTAAAGGTGAAGAAATCGGGAATTCAATGGTTGAAGAAGATAAAGTTGAATTAGCTAAATCTTTAATTGAAAAAGCTGGTGACAAGTTAGTTTTACCAGTTGATTCAGTAACTGCCAAGGAATTTTCGAATGATGTGCCGACAGAAGTTCATGAAGGATCGATTCCAGAAGACCAAATGGGCTTAGACATTGGACCCAAAACAGTTGAACTATTTAGCGGTATTTTAAAAGACGCAAAAACCGTGGTTTGGAACGGACCAATGGGCGTATTTGAAATGTCCAACTTTGCTAAAGGAACGATCGGTGTTTGTGAAGCAATTGCTAGTTTGAAAGACGCAACAACAATCATCGGTGGCGGAGATTCTGCTGCAGCTGCTGAAAGTTTAGGTTTTGCTGATAAATTCACGCATATCTCAACTGGTGGTGGCGCAAGTCTTGAATTGTTAGAAGGTAAGACTTTGCCTGGTCTAGCGGCTATTAATGATAAATAA